In Bacillus cereus ATCC 14579, a single window of DNA contains:
- a CDS encoding glycosyltransferase: protein MLISLIVPIYNVEGFLPRCLDSIIKQEYQNLEIVLVNDGSTDQSGLICDQYAEKDERFIVFHKENGGVSSARNVGLNKANGNYIGFVDPDDWIEPNMINKLYELIIQHKADIAMCGYVKEDINGLLISRPVELSTKILNKEDTLNSILNPNDFRGFLCNKLFSVDLFRKKNLYLDEDIHFCEDLLFCCQAILESKQIVYDSTPYYHYIIHNNNASKSNFSFKKLTALNSLDNIINLLNDQKGIELEQYKNYYMHLNISLLMNGIHEDKIRRQDKERLKKNLYKFKINDLTSKFVKFSCVLARLNLNLYYFIWKNAKPSN, encoded by the coding sequence ATGTTAATTTCTCTTATAGTTCCTATATATAATGTTGAAGGGTTCTTACCAAGATGCTTAGATAGCATTATAAAACAAGAATATCAAAATTTAGAAATTGTATTGGTAAATGACGGATCTACAGATCAGAGTGGATTGATTTGTGACCAATATGCAGAAAAAGATGAGCGTTTTATTGTCTTTCATAAAGAGAATGGAGGAGTTTCCTCTGCGAGAAATGTAGGATTGAATAAGGCAAATGGAAATTATATTGGTTTTGTAGATCCAGATGATTGGATAGAGCCAAATATGATTAATAAGCTATATGAATTAATTATTCAGCACAAAGCAGATATTGCTATGTGTGGCTATGTGAAAGAAGATATAAACGGATTACTAATAAGCAGGCCTGTTGAATTAAGTACAAAAATTTTAAATAAAGAAGACACATTAAATTCTATTCTTAATCCAAATGATTTTAGAGGTTTCTTATGTAATAAACTTTTTTCAGTAGATTTATTTCGTAAAAAAAATTTATATTTGGATGAGGATATACATTTTTGTGAAGATTTATTATTTTGTTGTCAAGCAATTTTAGAGTCTAAACAAATTGTATATGATTCAACTCCGTATTATCATTATATAATTCACAATAATAATGCTTCTAAATCAAATTTTAGTTTTAAAAAACTAACAGCCCTTAACTCTTTGGATAATATTATAAACTTACTTAATGATCAAAAGGGAATTGAATTAGAACAGTATAAAAACTACTATATGCATTTAAATATTAGTTTGTTAATGAATGGTATTCACGAAGATAAGATTAGAAGACAAGACAAAGAAAGATTGAAGAAAAATTTGTATAAATTTAAAATTAATGATTTAACGAGTAAATTTGTTAAGTTTTCTTGTGTGCTTGCTAGATTAAATCTTAATTTATATTATTTTATCTGGAAGAATGCTAAACCAAGTAACTAA
- a CDS encoding O-antigen polysaccharide polymerase Wzy family protein, whose amino-acid sequence MQKIIRYIILFFAVSMFGIGALFLNLNILLVAICGMLIHNLLYSCEKFSERIIFFAFNSTFFTFLVARLVVKPLFGYYDKYNNSYYGLDFGDEKVIWSIFISLFFSLLFLFLGYALVKNNRAYKGKKSKFFTENNIKNVALVSKSLFYITYIFNVLVLWDKAKFTNNVGYTELYASYASSFPGWVIKLAEMCPTALFIYLGTLPTKKKSFIPLVLYVLLGCLSLAVGQRNNFVLNILIVLVYLCLRNYTDKKEKWFGKKEILACICALPFMILLLNTVSYLRMDSSVEHSFLDGIIEFFYAQGVSVNLIGYAQTLAGQLSEGKIYTIGRLIDFINSNAITQFLIDVPKYVPQSLDSALYGNNFAESVSYILSPKRYLNGWGYGSSYVAELYKDFSYFGIIIGNFILGIILGCMNKLFRAGILGAWMCLSMTRLLLYAPRDTFTSFIVSTFSLINILTICLILLGTIILSGQKKKRVQTTT is encoded by the coding sequence TTGCAAAAAATTATTCGATATATAATTTTGTTTTTTGCTGTAAGTATGTTTGGTATAGGGGCCCTATTTTTAAATCTTAATATTCTCTTAGTAGCAATTTGTGGTATGTTGATTCACAATTTATTATATTCTTGTGAAAAATTTAGTGAGAGAATTATATTTTTTGCTTTTAATAGTACCTTTTTTACTTTTTTAGTAGCTAGATTGGTAGTTAAGCCACTCTTTGGTTATTATGATAAATATAATAATAGCTATTATGGTTTAGATTTCGGTGATGAAAAGGTAATATGGAGTATTTTTATTAGTTTATTTTTCAGCTTGTTGTTTCTCTTTTTGGGATATGCATTAGTGAAGAATAACAGGGCTTATAAAGGTAAAAAGTCAAAGTTTTTTACTGAGAATAATATTAAAAATGTAGCTCTAGTAAGTAAATCATTATTTTACATTACCTATATTTTTAATGTTTTAGTGCTATGGGATAAAGCAAAATTTACAAATAATGTTGGTTATACTGAACTTTATGCTTCATACGCATCTTCATTTCCAGGATGGGTTATTAAATTAGCAGAAATGTGTCCGACCGCGTTATTTATATATCTAGGTACACTACCTACAAAAAAGAAATCCTTTATTCCTTTAGTTTTATATGTTCTATTAGGTTGTTTATCATTAGCGGTAGGACAGAGAAATAATTTTGTTCTAAATATATTGATAGTTCTAGTATATCTTTGCCTTCGAAATTATACTGATAAGAAGGAAAAATGGTTTGGAAAAAAAGAGATACTTGCTTGTATTTGTGCATTACCCTTTATGATTTTGTTATTAAATACAGTTTCATATTTACGTATGGATAGTTCAGTAGAGCATTCATTTTTAGATGGTATAATTGAATTCTTCTACGCTCAAGGTGTAAGTGTCAATTTGATTGGTTATGCTCAAACATTGGCTGGTCAACTGTCTGAGGGAAAAATATATACTATTGGTAGACTCATTGATTTTATTAATAGTAATGCTATAACTCAATTTTTGATAGATGTACCAAAATATGTTCCTCAGAGCCTGGATTCTGCATTATATGGTAATAACTTTGCGGAAAGTGTTTCATACATTTTAAGTCCTAAGAGATATTTGAACGGCTGGGGATATGGATCGAGCTATGTAGCTGAACTATATAAGGATTTTAGTTATTTCGGTATAATTATTGGGAACTTTATTTTAGGGATTATTTTAGGATGTATGAATAAATTGTTTAGGGCTGGTATCTTAGGAGCCTGGATGTGTCTATCTATGACTCGCTTATTACTCTATGCACCACGAGATACTTTTACATCATTTATTGTATCTACATTTAGTTTAATTAATATTTTAACTATATGTTTAATTTTATTAGGGACAATAATACTATCTGGTCAAAAGAAAAAAAGGGTTCAAACGACAACGTAG
- a CDS encoding glycosyltransferase translates to MNNCLILLTNYYPFHKGEEYLESEIEYLSKSYKKIYIISTMVSNEMQQTRTVPENVVILPIGIKHSIAGKAKMVLRQFSTINKDKLKTKMIKADSKGKLSHKLYCYYFESRAMDVYDRVEHQLNEYDFEQYDSITVYSYWLYITARVAVELKHKYFKERNPYTISRAHRYDLYEDAAPLKYLPERDYLLKSLDAVYPCSQDGVDALNQTYPAYKDKVSVERLGTISTNVLSNTMNDQLYIVSCSVVRKVKRIDLLIEALVKLEEKDIQYSWTHIGGGPEFERIKKLAKSKLNMKQVKFTGFVKNQEVLNWYKENPATVFVNLSASEGVPVAIMEAISMGLPVIATDVGGTREIVENGKNGYLLDKDCTVSQIVESLNEFHIMDNGSYKKMCDNALNIWKERSNAKVLYSKFATKLGKSSSGSL, encoded by the coding sequence GTGAATAATTGTTTGATACTCTTGACCAATTATTACCCTTTTCATAAAGGTGAGGAATATTTGGAATCAGAAATAGAGTACCTATCTAAGAGTTATAAAAAGATTTATATTATTTCCACTATGGTATCTAATGAGATGCAACAGACTAGGACTGTCCCTGAAAATGTTGTAATTTTACCAATAGGAATAAAACATTCCATTGCAGGAAAAGCCAAAATGGTATTAAGGCAATTTAGTACTATTAATAAAGATAAATTAAAAACAAAAATGATTAAAGCGGATTCTAAAGGGAAACTGTCGCATAAATTATATTGTTATTATTTTGAAAGTCGTGCAATGGATGTATATGATCGAGTGGAGCATCAATTGAATGAGTACGATTTTGAACAGTATGATTCAATTACAGTATATAGTTATTGGTTATACATAACTGCAAGAGTTGCTGTAGAATTAAAGCATAAATATTTTAAGGAAAGAAATCCATATACAATTTCGCGCGCGCATAGATATGATTTGTATGAAGATGCGGCACCTTTAAAATATTTACCGGAGAGAGACTATTTATTAAAGTCTCTTGATGCAGTATATCCTTGTTCGCAAGACGGAGTAGATGCTTTAAATCAAACATATCCTGCATATAAGGATAAGGTAAGTGTAGAAAGGTTGGGAACAATCTCAACTAATGTACTTAGTAATACTATGAACGATCAGTTATATATTGTGAGCTGTTCTGTAGTACGCAAAGTAAAAAGAATTGATTTACTAATAGAAGCATTAGTAAAGTTAGAAGAGAAGGATATCCAATATTCCTGGACTCATATTGGTGGAGGACCAGAATTTGAACGTATAAAAAAATTAGCCAAAAGTAAGCTTAATATGAAACAAGTTAAATTTACTGGATTCGTTAAAAATCAAGAAGTTTTAAATTGGTATAAAGAAAATCCTGCAACTGTTTTTGTTAATTTATCTGCATCCGAAGGAGTACCTGTAGCAATCATGGAAGCAATATCTATGGGGCTTCCAGTTATCGCTACGGATGTTGGTGGTACAAGGGAAATTGTTGAAAATGGAAAAAATGGATACCTATTAGATAAAGATTGTACAGTTTCACAAATTGTTGAATCACTTAACGAATTCCACATAATGGATAATGGGTCGTATAAGAAAATGTGCGATAATGCATTAAATATTTGGAAGGAAAGAAGTAATGCTAAGGTTCTTTATTCCAAATTTGCTACTAAACTTGGGAAGTCTAGTTCTGGGTCCTTGTAG
- a CDS encoding sugar transferase, with translation MYRYGIKRVFDIIGSLLLLPFLLIIMIPVVIMIKLEDKGPVFYNAPRLGKGMREFPMYKFRSMKVNAPDIRNEDGSTFNSDNDPRVTKIGNVLRKTSIDELPQLLNVLKGDMSFVGPRPSPLGNKDIYPKEFFKKFDVRPGITGYNQAVLRNNSTMEQRVKNDVYYVENVSFMLDLKVIFLTAASVIKSKNINRNNDEKQKVGN, from the coding sequence ATGTACCGTTATGGTATTAAACGCGTTTTTGATATAATAGGCTCTTTATTATTACTTCCTTTTTTACTAATAATCATGATACCGGTAGTTATTATGATTAAATTAGAAGATAAGGGACCTGTTTTCTATAATGCGCCTAGATTAGGAAAAGGAATGAGAGAATTTCCTATGTATAAGTTTCGTTCGATGAAAGTAAATGCACCGGATATTCGTAATGAAGATGGTAGTACATTTAATTCTGATAACGATCCAAGGGTAACAAAAATTGGGAATGTTTTAAGGAAGACAAGTATAGACGAACTTCCACAACTACTTAATGTACTAAAAGGTGATATGAGTTTTGTAGGTCCAAGACCAAGTCCATTAGGAAATAAGGATATTTATCCAAAAGAATTCTTTAAAAAATTTGATGTCCGTCCTGGTATTACAGGTTATAATCAAGCGGTCTTAAGAAATAATTCTACAATGGAGCAACGTGTGAAAAATGATGTGTATTATGTAGAAAATGTATCGTTTATGTTGGATCTAAAGGTTATATTCTTAACGGCAGCCTCTGTAATAAAATCAAAAAATATAAATAGAAATAACGATGAAAAACAAAAGGTGGGAAATTAG
- a CDS encoding NAD-dependent epimerase/dehydratase family protein: MKIAVTGGTGFLGQYVVESIKNDGNTPIILTRSIGNKAINDYEYRVSDYTLEDLINQLNDVDAVVHLAATRGSQGKISEFHDNEILTQNLYDACYENNISNIVYASTISAYSDETSLPWNEKELPLPDLMYGVSKLACEHIGNIYSRKKGLCIKNLRFAHLYGFNEKNNYMINRFFRQAFHGEQLTLHANSVAKREFLYAKDAAKSVIYALKQEKVSGTFNIGSGDALTNYEVANTINNAFGNKDNLLVKNPNANEGIHSSYMDSSKAKELLDFSTDYNFATAVEEIHLLMRGLDDVPLWY, encoded by the coding sequence ATGAAAATAGCTGTTACTGGTGGAACGGGTTTTCTAGGTCAATACGTTGTTGAAAGCATTAAAAATGATGGGAATACGCCTATCATTTTAACAAGAAGTATTGGTAATAAAGCGATAAATGATTACGAATACAGAGTTTCGGATTATACTTTGGAAGACTTGATAAATCAATTAAATGATGTAGATGCAGTGGTGCATCTTGCAGCCACAAGAGGTAGCCAAGGGAAGATATCTGAGTTTCATGATAATGAAATTCTAACACAAAATTTATACGATGCATGCTATGAAAATAATATTAGTAATATTGTGTATGCATCTACAATATCAGCCTACTCTGATGAAACGTCCCTACCGTGGAATGAGAAGGAGTTACCGTTACCTGATTTAATGTACGGTGTTAGTAAGTTGGCCTGTGAGCATATTGGAAATATTTATTCTAGAAAAAAAGGGCTTTGTATTAAAAACTTGAGGTTCGCCCATTTATATGGGTTTAATGAAAAAAATAATTATATGATTAATAGATTTTTCAGACAAGCATTTCATGGTGAACAATTAACTTTACATGCTAATAGTGTTGCAAAAAGAGAGTTTCTATATGCAAAAGATGCAGCAAAATCTGTAATTTATGCATTAAAACAAGAGAAGGTTTCAGGTACTTTTAATATAGGTAGCGGGGATGCTTTAACAAATTATGAAGTTGCAAATACAATTAATAATGCGTTTGGAAACAAAGATAATTTATTAGTGAAAAATCCTAATGCTAATGAAGGAATACATTCTTCTTATATGGATAGTAGTAAAGCAAAGGAATTACTAGATTTTTCAACAGATTATAATTTTGCTACAGCTGTAGAAGAAATACATTTATTAATGCGGGGGTTGGATGATGTACCGTTATGGTATTAA
- a CDS encoding ATP-grasp domain-containing protein: MKKRVLILGVAAVQMDAILELKKVGYETYACAMAKDGPGADVADHFAEINILDSEAIIDYIEKNQISVVYSTGSDLAMPIASLISEKLEMPHFVSEKTARICNNKDLMRKTLGNDFEGNVKFQVVKSEDDELKMEFPFILKPADSQGQRGVKLVQNREEYVESYKAATEYSRSGLVILEQYISGPELSVNGYLVNGKVKYLVASDRETWPEYTGLIHKHIVPTVNLNSNTTSLLNGIIEAACAKLEIKNGPVYAQMKLEEGMPYIIEITPRLDGCHMWNLLSYYNEVNLMKLTFEHLLNGDTSELENVKKNPNDKYILEFICQKPNTAADYLAFENQIENSLDSFNYYKQGDNIRPVNGKNDKIGYFIYKD, translated from the coding sequence ATGAAAAAAAGAGTTCTAATTCTAGGAGTTGCAGCAGTTCAGATGGATGCAATCTTGGAACTGAAAAAAGTGGGATATGAAACTTATGCTTGTGCAATGGCTAAAGATGGACCAGGAGCAGATGTAGCAGATCACTTTGCCGAAATAAATATTTTAGATTCAGAGGCAATTATTGATTATATCGAGAAAAACCAAATTTCTGTTGTTTACTCTACAGGTTCAGACTTAGCTATGCCGATAGCATCTTTAATCAGTGAAAAATTAGAAATGCCACATTTTGTATCAGAAAAAACGGCACGTATATGTAATAATAAGGACTTAATGAGAAAAACTTTGGGGAACGACTTTGAAGGAAATGTAAAATTTCAGGTTGTAAAAAGTGAAGATGATGAATTAAAAATGGAATTTCCTTTTATCTTAAAACCAGCTGATTCACAAGGGCAAAGAGGGGTAAAATTAGTTCAAAATCGAGAGGAATATGTAGAAAGCTATAAGGCTGCTACAGAATATTCTCGTTCAGGATTAGTAATATTAGAGCAATATATTTCTGGTCCAGAACTTTCTGTAAATGGTTATCTAGTAAATGGAAAAGTGAAGTATTTAGTTGCGTCCGATAGAGAAACTTGGCCTGAATATACGGGATTAATTCATAAACACATTGTCCCAACTGTAAACCTTAATTCTAATACTACGAGTTTATTAAATGGCATAATAGAAGCTGCATGTGCCAAATTAGAAATAAAAAATGGACCTGTTTATGCGCAAATGAAATTAGAAGAGGGAATGCCATATATTATTGAAATAACCCCTCGTTTAGATGGTTGCCATATGTGGAATTTACTATCTTATTATAATGAAGTTAATTTAATGAAGCTAACATTTGAGCACTTATTAAATGGAGATACTTCTGAATTGGAGAATGTCAAAAAAAATCCAAATGATAAATATATTTTGGAATTTATCTGTCAAAAACCAAATACCGCAGCAGATTATTTGGCATTTGAAAACCAAATAGAAAATTCCCTAGATAGCTTTAATTATTACAAACAAGGAGATAATATACGTCCAGTAAATGGTAAAAATGATAAAATTGGATATTTTATTTATAAAGATTAA
- a CDS encoding DegT/DnrJ/EryC1/StrS family aminotransferase translates to MINNTIRNIPFSPPDITEVEIEEVIKAMKSGWITTGPRTKELEKKIAEYVGTNKAVCLNSATAAMELTLRILGVGPGDEVITSAYTYTASASIIEHVGAKIVLVDTAPDSFEMDYEKLADAITEKTKVIIPVDIAGKMCDYDTIYSVVESKKDLFKPNNKTQELFERIIVMTDAAHAFGAERKGKRCGQVADFTCYSFHAVKNLTTAEGGGVVWRNDLGLDDEWVYQQFMLYSLHGQSKDALAKTQKGAWEYDIVYPAYKCNMTDIMAAIGLVQLDRYESLMGRRREIIEMYDKELLPYGIQSLKHYGEDFSSSGHLYLARIPGIEESERNKIIIELAEMGIASNVHYKPLPMFTAYKNLGFDIKNYPNAFNMYKNEITLPLHTRLTNEEIKYITDTFKEILNNR, encoded by the coding sequence ATGATTAATAATACAATAAGAAATATCCCGTTTTCTCCACCAGACATTACAGAAGTAGAAATAGAAGAAGTAATAAAAGCGATGAAGTCGGGTTGGATTACAACAGGTCCTAGAACAAAGGAACTTGAAAAGAAAATAGCTGAATATGTTGGGACAAATAAAGCGGTTTGCTTAAACTCAGCTACGGCTGCTATGGAGTTAACACTTCGAATTTTAGGTGTAGGACCCGGAGATGAGGTTATTACTTCAGCTTATACTTATACAGCTTCTGCATCAATTATAGAGCACGTAGGAGCAAAAATTGTTTTAGTTGATACAGCTCCTGATTCTTTTGAAATGGATTATGAAAAGCTTGCTGATGCAATTACTGAAAAGACTAAGGTAATTATTCCAGTTGATATTGCGGGTAAAATGTGTGATTACGATACAATATATAGCGTAGTAGAAAGCAAAAAAGATTTATTCAAACCTAATAATAAAACTCAAGAGTTATTTGAAAGAATAATTGTAATGACCGATGCAGCGCATGCATTTGGTGCTGAACGAAAGGGAAAGAGATGTGGACAAGTTGCTGATTTTACTTGCTATTCTTTCCATGCTGTGAAGAATTTAACAACGGCAGAAGGTGGGGGCGTTGTATGGCGCAATGATTTAGGTTTAGACGATGAGTGGGTATATCAACAATTTATGTTATACAGCCTTCATGGACAATCTAAGGATGCCCTAGCAAAGACTCAAAAAGGCGCATGGGAGTATGATATTGTTTACCCAGCTTATAAATGTAATATGACAGATATAATGGCAGCAATTGGATTAGTCCAGTTGGATAGATATGAATCTCTTATGGGTAGACGTAGAGAGATTATTGAAATGTATGACAAAGAATTGTTGCCATATGGAATTCAAAGTCTGAAACATTATGGGGAGGATTTCTCTTCATCGGGACATCTTTATTTAGCAAGAATACCTGGGATTGAAGAGTCTGAAAGAAATAAAATTATTATTGAGTTAGCCGAGATGGGAATTGCAAGCAATGTACATTATAAACCATTGCCTATGTTTACAGCGTATAAAAACTTAGGATTTGATATAAAGAATTATCCTAATGCATTTAATATGTATAAAAATGAAATCACGTTACCTTTGCATACAAGATTAACAAATGAAGAGATAAAATATATTACTGATACTTTTAAAGAGATTTTAAACAATAGATAA
- a CDS encoding polysaccharide biosynthesis protein → MSYRRRLSLLILLDSFIVLTAVYLSYWFIHPNVLNKIPMTVVISSITLLCSHHVFAAIYKLYNKAWEYASIGELKQIFKAITLSILVTAIVQQIINHDIYVRILAIAWMLHLLLIGGSRFVWRMFRDTYITKATDKKRTLIIGAGSAGTMVVRQLQHNKEADLYPIAFVDDDRNKQKLEIYNVPVIGTTNHIQEIVEDNDIEHIIIAIPSLNRGQINEIFEKCRKTKAKTQIVPMLEDLLDGKVSVNEFRDVQVEDLLGREPVQLDDKGIGEKIQDKTVLITGAGGSIGSEICRQILKYKPAKMVLLGHGENSIYHIEMELRTKYKEQAEFVTEIADIQDRNKIFEIMKKHKPFVVYHAAAHKHVPLMERNPEEAVKNNIIGTKNVAEAADTFGINTFVMVSTDKAVNPTNVMGATKRVAEMVVQHMAMISQTRFVAVRFGNVLGSRGSVIPLFKKQIQSGGPVTVTHPDITRYFMTIPEASRLVIQAGSLARGGELFVLDMGEPVKIADLAKNLIQLSGYSIEEIGIEYSGLRPGEKMYEELLNDNEIHKEQVFPKIHIGKAVLKDFESIQQFIDEFEQMSQESIRKTLLDFANNKVEVNS, encoded by the coding sequence TTGAGTTATCGAAGACGGCTCTCATTATTGATTTTATTAGATTCATTTATTGTATTAACTGCCGTGTATTTAAGTTATTGGTTTATACATCCAAATGTATTAAACAAAATTCCTATGACAGTAGTTATTAGTTCTATTACATTATTGTGTAGTCATCATGTTTTTGCAGCTATTTATAAGCTTTATAACAAGGCGTGGGAATATGCAAGTATTGGAGAGTTAAAGCAAATATTTAAGGCGATTACGCTATCAATTTTAGTAACAGCAATTGTTCAACAAATTATTAATCACGATATTTATGTTCGAATTTTAGCAATCGCATGGATGCTACATTTATTATTAATCGGCGGTTCTCGTTTTGTATGGCGTATGTTCCGTGATACATATATTACAAAAGCTACTGATAAAAAACGAACATTAATTATTGGTGCTGGTTCAGCAGGAACGATGGTAGTGCGTCAATTACAACATAATAAAGAAGCAGATTTATATCCAATTGCGTTTGTCGATGATGATAGAAATAAGCAAAAATTGGAGATTTATAATGTGCCGGTTATTGGTACAACAAATCATATTCAAGAAATTGTAGAAGATAATGATATAGAACATATCATTATTGCAATCCCTTCATTAAATAGAGGGCAAATAAATGAGATTTTTGAGAAGTGTAGAAAAACGAAGGCGAAAACGCAAATTGTGCCAATGTTAGAAGACTTATTAGATGGAAAAGTGTCTGTAAATGAATTTCGTGATGTGCAAGTGGAAGATTTACTAGGGAGAGAGCCTGTTCAATTAGATGATAAGGGAATAGGTGAGAAGATTCAAGATAAGACGGTTTTAATAACGGGTGCTGGGGGCTCTATTGGATCAGAGATTTGCCGTCAGATTTTAAAATATAAACCAGCAAAAATGGTTCTTTTAGGACATGGAGAGAATAGTATTTATCATATCGAGATGGAATTGAGAACTAAGTATAAAGAGCAAGCAGAATTTGTAACAGAAATTGCTGACATACAAGATCGAAATAAAATATTTGAAATAATGAAAAAACACAAGCCTTTTGTTGTATACCATGCAGCTGCACATAAACACGTTCCATTGATGGAAAGAAATCCTGAAGAAGCTGTAAAGAATAATATAATTGGTACCAAAAATGTTGCAGAAGCCGCAGATACATTTGGAATAAATACATTTGTCATGGTTTCAACAGATAAAGCGGTAAACCCAACAAATGTAATGGGAGCAACAAAACGTGTTGCAGAAATGGTTGTTCAACACATGGCTATGATCAGTCAAACAAGATTTGTTGCTGTTAGGTTTGGAAATGTATTAGGTAGTCGCGGAAGTGTAATTCCATTGTTTAAAAAACAAATTCAAAGTGGGGGACCAGTTACAGTTACCCACCCAGATATTACCCGTTACTTTATGACCATTCCAGAGGCATCACGACTTGTAATCCAAGCAGGATCTTTGGCAAGAGGTGGAGAGCTATTTGTATTGGATATGGGCGAACCTGTTAAAATTGCAGATTTGGCAAAGAATTTAATTCAGCTTTCGGGTTATTCTATTGAGGAAATTGGAATTGAATATAGTGGACTAAGACCGGGAGAGAAGATGTACGAAGAGTTGTTAAATGATAATGAAATTCATAAGGAACAAGTATTTCCTAAAATCCATATAGGAAAGGCTGTTTTAAAAGATTTTGAATCCATTCAACAATTTATAGATGAGTTTGAGCAGATGAGTCAAGAGAGTATTAGGAAAACCTTATTAGATTTTGCGAATAATAAAGTTGAAGTGAATAGCTAA
- the bpsC gene encoding UTP--glucose-1-phosphate uridylyltransferase BpsC, translated as MKKVRKAIIPAAGLGTRFLPVTKAMPKEMLPIVDKPTIQYIVEEAIESGIEDIIIVTGKGKRAIEDHFDHSFELEQSLLEKGKHEMLEKVQASSKINIHYIRQKEPKGLGHAVWCARKFIGNEPFAVLLGDDIVQAETPCLRQLMDQYEGTQSSVIGVQTVPENETHRYGIIDPVEQNDRRYQVRQFVEKPEQGTAPSNLAIMGRYVLTPEIFMFLENQQTGAGGEIQLTDAIQRLNEVQRVFAYDFKGTRYDVGEKFGFIKTTIEMALQNEELNVELMKYMKELVKKEEVHS; from the coding sequence TTGAAAAAAGTAAGAAAAGCAATTATTCCAGCTGCGGGACTGGGGACAAGGTTTTTACCGGTAACAAAGGCAATGCCGAAAGAAATGTTACCAATTGTTGATAAACCAACAATTCAATACATAGTAGAAGAAGCGATAGAATCAGGAATTGAAGATATTATTATTGTTACTGGAAAAGGAAAACGCGCCATTGAAGATCACTTTGATCATTCTTTTGAATTGGAGCAAAGCCTACTAGAAAAAGGGAAGCATGAAATGCTAGAAAAAGTACAAGCTTCTTCAAAAATTAATATTCATTACATAAGACAAAAGGAACCAAAAGGTTTAGGACACGCAGTATGGTGTGCACGTAAATTTATTGGAAATGAACCATTTGCGGTATTACTTGGTGATGATATTGTGCAAGCAGAAACGCCATGTTTGCGTCAATTAATGGATCAATATGAAGGAACACAATCATCTGTTATAGGTGTACAAACAGTACCAGAAAATGAAACGCATCGTTACGGTATTATCGATCCAGTTGAACAAAATGATCGACGTTATCAAGTACGTCAATTTGTAGAGAAGCCAGAGCAAGGAACAGCACCATCAAATTTAGCAATTATGGGACGTTACGTATTAACACCAGAAATCTTTATGTTCCTTGAAAATCAACAAACAGGTGCGGGTGGAGAAATCCAATTAACAGATGCAATTCAACGATTAAATGAAGTTCAACGTGTATTTGCTTATGATTTTAAAGGTACGCGTTACGATGTTGGGGAGAAGTTTGGATTTATTAAGACGACGATTGAGATGGCGCTACAAAATGAAGAATTAAATGTAGAGTTAATGAAGTATATGAAGGAGCTTGTAAAAAAGGAAGAGGTACATTCATAG